In the genome of Homalodisca vitripennis isolate AUS2020 unplaced genomic scaffold, UT_GWSS_2.1 ScUCBcl_2;HRSCAF=254, whole genome shotgun sequence, the window gaaatttgagattttaaaagaaacctttttttCTTTGGGCACATCTTTGCCTCGTGTTTCCTGagaaattacattctttttaaaaaatgcagGCCACCAatccttgaaatttaaaatgtcttctgaCTCAGGTAGGACcacatagaactcattttttaaTGAGGCACTTAGGAACATTTCAGCATATTCCTTAACAGTGTACACTCTGTCGCACCTTCtcacttttcttttaataactgaaaagtcCCTATCGCAGGGCAGAAAAGAATGCCCTCTAATAGGAAAATACTGCTCTACTGTCTTAAACTTTCCTGTGGAGGCCAAGGCATTTGCCAATCTGAGAACtgagtggtttttattttggcctccacatccgtcagaaaaaatatgtaagtGTTCAATCCCTTCTattaaatgattttgaatgtAGCTCAACAGAAATGAACAGACTTCATTTGGGCCTTTACCACCAATTCCCTcatgatacataaaaaatactacactGTTGTCTTTAAGATTATGGACACAGAAAACACTAACAGTGAGTTGTCTGAGATAAAATGTTTCTTGGACTGGGATAGTTGGTAGctgtaaattttgcatataatcaaTACATATGCCACCAATATTTTCATTAGTAGCAGCCTGTTCCTGAACTTcgttgattttatagtaaaactttttagCCCTGCGCTTATGGACTATTTTTTCAGCTACATGGACTCTTTTAGCTATATCATTcaagaatttacttttaatttttatctcaagAGCCTCACAAGTACAGCAAGTGTCGACCTGTGGACGACCAAAATGCagagtaaaattttctttaaatattttaagataaaatttgtacCCAATATCAATATCTGGATTCGCCTGTTTAAACAGTTTATACATCTCAAGAACATTAAGTTTTTCATTCAAGTAGCTATAATCAGTTGTACCATAGTGTGTTATTTTCACAGGAAAGGAAGCGATATGTTCTTTAACTCTATTGACAAAATTAGTTGGTTTTGCATTGCCCGGGACACTTTTGCCTCTCATATCCTGAGGATTTTTACCCTCTGTTAGTAGTTTTGTCAATCTCCTGATGCGGTCACTACTTATTCCATGTATATTAGAGAATGCAAGTTTGCATACCTGCTGCTTCCCAGATGGTGTTGATACTTCGTAAATGAATGTATTTCCTCTATCTGGCTTACGTGATATTTCACTTGATTTCCTCCGCCGTTTCTGTTTAACTTCAGTTGCTGCAATCAAAGATTGTAGATAGTTGTCTTGCTCATTTTTAGACCCCAAACTTCTAAAGGTCTCAAATATCCGTTTCCGTTCTTCATCTGCCACTTTTGTGAAGCACTTCCGCCGACAcctgaaaaaaacaacaaattatttctgggaatatatctatttatttaaagtttttaaagagtttcttcaatgttatagattatattgcATCAATTAGGCCATGTTGCAATTGTTTGTGTgagtgtgtttaaaatatttttcttcactttaaCACATCAAATTTATTGGTTTCATATAAGGATAGAAACTTAGTCTATACCAAAGTGTATTgtgaaaaggattttttaaagaaagttttagtttattagtgTTACTCCAACAGTAATAGGTATGCGTATGGTGCGttcatgtatgtgtgtgtgtgtgtgtgtgtgtgtgtgtgtgtgtgtgtgtgtgtgtgtgtgtgtgtgtgtgtgtatattatatattaaattgtgtttacaggATAAGAGCTAAAAAAGTAGGCTATCACAAACACAATGATAGAAATTATTGCTATAGCACTATGACAGCTAAGGTAGAAAAACTGACGTAGTCCATAATAGGacagtagtaaataataaatgtttttacttctatcttttataatctactattatatgacatttaagagatatgcacataaaatatgtacaaatatgtaaGCTTAGTACTTGAACGAacataataaaagtgaaaaatacttACTTGCAATCTTCTCCTGGAGTTATTTCTGGTACTTCTTTTCCAGTCCAACTTATGTATGAGCTTCCTGAAACTCtggcttttttaattatttcggcCTTGTACTCGGATTTATTGAGAACACCCTTTTTCCTTTTACGTTTCTGAATCTCTAAATTAACATCTAGCTCATTCATTctgataatgattttaaaatgtttcaatttcgaTATTAGACGAACAAAGAAAATAGGCTACTCTTTAATATCCCACCATAACCTCAAACCTGGGCTGGAATTGTTAGTGCAATGTAAACAGCTGATCACTGATCAAGGTGTCAGCTGTTGCTGCTGTTCACTTGAGAAACACTATAAGTCACTGACTTATGGTGTTTCTCAAGTGAACTAAAACTTTGTGGCATTATAAAGTTGGTAAAAAAAGTCTGACTTATGTTGTTTCTCAGAGGAACTGTGTATTTATATCTGttgattgcaaaaatataaaaaactaaatttagctaaaaattgaCTTATGGGgtttctcaaatgaccaattcattaaaaagtcaaaattgtgaaataaatgcctaactgttttaggtaacaatttcctttcatcaaaaaattatttatattgatagcacattcattgaaaaatgttagaaaaatgcacaacaatatatttttatcatatattttttgttacaaaataaaacaagccATGGTCATAGAAATAACGCTAATatctttagaaaaagtaaaaaatgtattgtataaaatacatgaatatgcttttataattaatacctttgcataaatttaaatcaaacacaaACTGAACAGATGGACAGTACTACTCCGAGTCAGGCGGAGAACGAGCTTTCCGGCGCCGAGATCTTTGGTGTGGCTTTGAACGTTTGTAGTGATGTGGTAGCCGGCTTTCGTTTGTCCAGTGGGAGGCGAAAGGTCttcttctcttgggttcgtggcgaggaaggttgtataaacttttcgaaataaaacaacggagtcgaacattatttgtgatttattaaaattagcacacCATTGGATTAGgttaataacaaattaagtttgattaattcaaattgaaaatttagaatttggcttccgaaaagttaaaatgGAGAGAGAGAGTAACGGGGGAAGAGGGGAGAGGGAGCCTAATTTAACGTCTGCCGCGTTCCGCACACATTAGCCGACCCCCGAGCATAGCTTCAACATCGCCTGATCCTCTCGTTGCCAAGGCtccagaccaatcagagcgcgtttcgtcttaggatggtactccGGAAtgtgctgccgcctaggcgattcatttagtaattaacaaagtacatTGTGCTTTTGGACTTGCTCGAGGCCGTGCGTTCAACACAACcattgctgatttcagcgcattccgcacacgtggctgcgacaacaaCGGTGTTGTCGCACTTCATGTACCCTTAAAAGAAAACCAATATAACAGAGTAATTATTCCAGGCATCATAATTTGGAACGCTACTCCATCATTCTTGGATAAGCCTCATGAGAATTCACTTGGGGCCGGGTATCCCCAATTTTAAAAGTCACCCGTACTGGTCCCTTGTAAAGGATACTGCAAAATTTgaaatgcaataattataaacttgtaaCACATCTCAAAAACCGAAAACGCATTCAATGACACTTGATTTCCTGAAATTTTGTCTTTTGTAACACTTAATGGAGCTGCTTACAAGGCTTACAGAGGAGCTGTGTCCGTTGGACCCTTATGAGAGAAAAGAGAAAAAGAAATTGTGCTCTGGCCAATGCAATCATAAAAGGGTAGCCGTTACATGGGAAAggcagtggggggggggggcgaacATTATGGTAACTTGACAACTTTTTTCTATTGATATTCATCAGAATTCAACTTCAGATCTAATAAGATTGCCTcgacttaacctaacctaactaatACTACAGCGTATAGTTGGCCTCCCCCCAATCACTTGGCTTTTTTCTGTGGTAGAAATATTGATTGACTACCCTACGTCTAACCATCAACCCCATTTCAACTTACATGTGACACATAAATTCCTTGACTAACAGTTACATTCccagtgaataaataaaataggaaTAAACACAAGGGTTGATACCCTGCCCTACCATCTTCATACAATTAAGCAGACCTGGTAAATACATCTTTTCTGTCTTGCTAATGGAGTCCGGAAAGTCCCTTAACAAGAAACTCTCAACGGCGTTATTACTGGAATTCATTTCAATTCGCTTCATTTCAAATTTAGGAAAGTTATTCCAGCTGTTTCAAGGTATCCACAGTCCATTTGGGGAGTTGGAAGGAAGGGATATTTGGGTTTGGGGGTGCCGGCTATACCTTCGCATGGATACCAGTCTGACTCGAGCATTCTTGATCCCTCTTAGGATACGCTATTTACTTTAATAGAATGCTCAAAGAATTATAGTAAACTCTGCCATTACCAGTCTACGTTAACATACATATACAAGTTACAACCAGTGATACCAGAATACAAAAAGGATCAACGAACGTATTATGGGATCCCCAATCACTCTTCCACCATGTTCCTACGACTAAGAGTCCAGAAGCACTCGTTCAGTCTTGACACAGATTCATCTCTGATTTTCCACAGTAGCGCCCCGCATATTGAGACGCAGTCTGAGCAGCGCAGCGCAGCACAGGGCGGGGCAGTTTTTGTAAAGCACGTGTTCGCTAGAGAGCGCGCATATTGTGGCGCAGGGCAAGGCAGGGCAGTGTAGTCCCGCACGTCGACTGTCCGCACTTGTGGTCGAGACACAGAAACTGCTTCACATTGTTGACCTGCGCCGTCTTACGCCACTGTTTTGCAATGGAATGTCAAGAGGAAAAGTTAATTGAAATGGTGCGTGTTTATCCAGTTTTGTATGATACCAGTGATGGAAAATATATGAAGACTAAATACAAGCAAGAAATCTGGGGGAAAATCGCAAAAGAACTCAACATTGCAGATGGTAAGGGACTTGTTATTAGTTAACCCTAACAAAATCTATGTATCTTATTATTTTCAGGTTATCTACACCGAATTTCTGTTTTACTGTATATATCACATAAATAACTTTTCTGTACTAcagtgatattattaatattttgggatagggataaatacatttacataaatattatttagaaataaatacacgattcttgtaaaatgttgtaaaaattagttattttgagatataaaatgtcaggaacagaaattattttactacattaaattttttaccacaaaaatttagttttattgtaaacatttgtatGAAAGAATTATAATTCTGTGTACAAAAAAggctttatataaaataaaaactaaaacaatggaGGATAGGCCTACTTTGTGTAGgatgtcaattttttaaatgagcCATATAACATGCCAATGACTTATATTTCTAACAGTATGGACAATCAGAAGATACAACCTCCAGTGGGTTAACTCCAGTCGTAGACCAACTACAAACATGAATGTAATATTGTCCTTCAGAGACTCGTTCATCCTGCCACTCCACACTTCCTACTGAGTTAAAGTATGCAGTGTACTTCTGTCTTACTGCAAAAGCTGCTTGTACACTTCTTGCTCGATTCCTTGATACTGGAACCAGTTGCTCTTTTGGTAATTGTCCAGTTGAAACATCTTCACTATCCACATTTACTGCAGCATTTCTGCGCAGATAATTATGTAGCAAACAAGCTGCTTTTACGACACTGACAACGCTAGAAACTTTAATCTCGAATGGTTTTTGGAATACGCGGAATCGCGATGCTAGAATTCCAAAAGCACACTCAACAGTTTGTCTGGCCCGTGAAAGCCTGTAGTTGAACACCTTATTTTCATGGTTGTCCGTAACTTGCTTCTTTGGGTAGGGTCTCATCAAGTTGCACATTAGCGGGAAGGCCTCATCCCCTACAAACACGTATGGCATACTATGTTGAAAGGAGGGAAGTTCAGAAGGGGAGGGCAGTTTAAGACTTCCTCTTACCATTTTTCTTTCCAATTCgcaacttgaaaaaatattaccGTCACTGAATCTCCCCATGGATCCTACATCGATGAAAGTGAATTTTGATGTAGCGTCAACAGCTGCCATTAGGACGATGGAGAAAGTGTGTTTGTAATTGTAGTATGATGATCCAGATTTGTTTGGTTTCTTTATAACAATGTGCTTCCCATCAATCGCCCCCACACAGTGAGGAAAATTCCATCTTGAATTAAAATCAGACGCAATCGACAGCCACGTCTCTGATGTAGGTTGTGGCAAATAATCCGGCTGCATAGTTGTCCATATTGCGACGGAGACCTCATTCACAATGTTAGCTACTGTTCTATCTCCCATCCGGTAACTGTAGCCGATGCTTTTGTAGCTGTCACCAGAAGCCAGATAcctacaacaaaaaaatatatatgctacTTTCATGCAATAGATAACTTAATAGTTGCAGTAGATAGTTCTGGTTTAGCCTAGCGGAACAAACGTAtgcaacaaaattgtttttggtaaatgGTCATTTTCCAGTGTGGAATCCCCTTACCTgtttatcgttataaataaaataagtattaagttTTCTCTCTCTTTTTCAGTTGAAGAGGTAAAATCTATGTGGAAGAAATTAAGGAACAACCATAGAGATGCTCTACGCCGGCAAAAGCGTATGATGAAAAGTGGTGCAGCAGCAACAGATATTAAACCATGGAGGTTTCAAGCTCAAATGGAATTTTTGTTGCAATACATGGTTAATGAAAATCGAGAAACAAGTTTTACCAATGATGACCCCAACTCTGAACCACAACTACGAGGACAACCAGAAACACAGCAGGCAGAAGAGAACCAGGACGTCGAAAATAACATTACCGGGATAGTTGATGAAGAGTCTCAGCCAGACACAGCCGACGTTGAAAGAGTTAACTCAGTTGATTTGTCTGTAAAGGAACCTACAGATAATCTATCGCCACCACCATCAAGAccacaaaagaaatttaaaaaacatgaagtTGACACCGTAATAGTAAAAGCTATTGAACAGCGTGAGCAGAGGGCAACAGAGCGggctaaagaaagaaaaaaactgGATGAAAAAATAGCTCCTTCAGATGATTTACATCTATTTTTCATGTCGATGTATGAGCTAACAAAAAAAATGCCTCCTTCATCCCAGCATATTGTGAGAAGAAATGTCTTTCTGTCAGTAACCGACGAGGAAGCACGTTTGCTGAACATTCAACAACCTACCCATTCCCCACAACAGCCCCGGCATCAAGTTCATCAGCCTATGTATGAGGATCGTCAGTTAACGTATGACAACTGGTCACGTTCTCCAAACGTCTTGTCTCCGGAAACTTCTACCTCTTCTTCAGCTCTAGGACATCGTTCAACGTCGACCTCGCCTTACGCCCCTGAAAACCCCAGTTTGCCAACGTCTTCACTGGTCTCTTTTATCAATACCATTAACACCTAATGTTTTTAGATTATTACAGTAAGGCAAtatgatttttccattttttcattgTACTTACACGTTTTCATATTGgtgttatacttataaataaaaacttaccttAGAAATACTGCTAGTTTTTCTTCACTCCCAATTGGTTTTTGAGCATTACATCCCTCGGAAGAAATAAGAGGTTGGACCAGGCTGTGAACTTCTTGGAATTCCGCTTTGTTGAGACGAAAA includes:
- the LOC124370322 gene encoding uncharacterized protein LOC124370322 → MNELDVNLEIQKRKRKKGVLNKSEYKAEIIKKARVSGSSYISWTGKEVPEITPGEDCKCRRKCFTKVADEERKRIFETFRSLGSKNEQDNYLQSLIAATEVKQKRRRKSSEISRKPDRGNTFIYEVSTPSGKQQVCKLAFSNIHGISSDRIRRLTKLLTEGKNPQDMRGKSVPGNAKPTNFVNRVKEHIASFPVKITHYGTTDYSYLNEKLNVLEMYKLFKQANPDIDIGYKFYLKIFKENFTLHFGRPQVDTCCTCEALEIKIKSKFLNDIAKRVHVAEKIVHKRRAKKFYYKINEVQEQAATNENIGGICIDYMQNLQLPTIPVQETFYLRQLTVSVFCVHNLKDNSVVFFMYHEGIGGKGPNEVCSFLLSYIQNHLIEGIEHLHIFSDGCGGQNKNHSVLRLANALASTGKFKTVEQYFPIRGHSFLPCDRDFSVIKRKVRRCDRVYTVKEYAEMFLSASLKNEFYVVLPESEDILNFKDWWPAFFKKNVISQETRGKDVPKEKKVSFKISNFMQFSHSHENPGIVKAKDFIDGVTEHTFDIKNTNRNRLNLPTQKAYQEDCVPINKKKMDDLEKLKPYLPDDEQIKMFYDKIFSWKTVNKGDVEID